Proteins found in one Methylophilaceae bacterium genomic segment:
- the rpmB gene encoding 50S ribosomal protein L28: MARVCQVTGKKPMVGNNVSHAHNKTRRRFLPNLQNRKFWVESENRWVSLRITNAALRTIDKNGIDSVLAKMRAAGEKI, encoded by the coding sequence ATGGCACGTGTATGTCAGGTAACAGGCAAAAAGCCAATGGTGGGTAACAATGTTTCTCACGCACACAATAAAACAAGACGTCGTTTCTTACCGAATTTACAAAACCGTAAATTTTGGGTTGAGAGTGAGAATCGCTGGGTTAGCTTACGCATTACCAATGCAGCGTTACGCACAATTGACAAGAACGGTATTGATTCAGTACTCGCTAAAATGCGCGCTGCTGGTGAAAAAATCTAA
- the rpmG gene encoding 50S ribosomal protein L33 translates to MREKIKLESSAGTGHFYTTTKNKRTMPEKMEIKKFDPVVRKHVMYKENKIK, encoded by the coding sequence ATGCGCGAAAAAATTAAATTAGAGTCAAGTGCTGGTACAGGTCACTTTTATACCACAACTAAAAACAAACGTACGATGCCAGAAAAAATGGAAATCAAAAAGTTTGATCCAGTAGTTCGTAAACATGTGATGTACAAAGAAAATAAAATCAAATAA